One region of Algihabitans albus genomic DNA includes:
- a CDS encoding acetyl-CoA acetyltransferase, translating into MSGCIVGWAHTPFGKHAEDDVESLIAQVAIQAVEDAGLEPADIDEIVLGTYGENFSPQGFPASLVLQTSDAFRFKPATRVENACATGSAAIRQGLKTLAAKEGRFVLVVGVEKMTGISGAEIGQTLLKASYVKEESEIEGGFAGVFGVIANQYFQRHGDQSEALAAIAAKNHANGVANPYAQMRKDLGYDFCRSVSDKNPYVAGPLKRTDCSLVSDGAAAIVLTDEETASGLGKAVRFRANVQVNDYLPLSKRDIVKFEGCSEAWNRAHAAAGTKLEDLKLVETHDCFTIAELLEYEAMGLTPRGQGAKAALEGWTRKDGKLPINPSGGLKSKGHPIGATGVSMHALCAMQLTGVAGDMQIEGADLAGIFNMGGAAVANYVSILEPLK; encoded by the coding sequence ATGAGCGGCTGCATCGTCGGTTGGGCCCATACGCCGTTCGGCAAGCATGCCGAGGACGACGTCGAATCCCTGATCGCCCAGGTGGCGATCCAGGCGGTCGAAGATGCCGGCCTGGAGCCTGCGGACATCGATGAGATCGTCCTGGGCACTTACGGCGAGAACTTCTCGCCCCAGGGCTTCCCCGCCTCGCTGGTTCTGCAGACGTCGGACGCCTTCCGATTCAAGCCGGCGACCCGGGTCGAAAACGCCTGCGCCACCGGCTCCGCCGCCATCCGCCAGGGCCTCAAGACACTCGCCGCCAAGGAGGGCCGCTTCGTCCTGGTGGTCGGCGTCGAAAAGATGACCGGCATCTCCGGCGCGGAAATCGGCCAGACCCTACTCAAGGCCTCCTACGTCAAGGAAGAGAGCGAGATCGAGGGCGGCTTCGCCGGCGTCTTCGGCGTCATCGCCAACCAGTACTTCCAGCGCCATGGCGACCAGTCCGAAGCCCTGGCCGCGATCGCCGCCAAGAATCACGCCAACGGCGTCGCGAATCCCTACGCCCAGATGCGCAAGGACCTGGGCTACGACTTCTGCCGCAGCGTCAGCGACAAGAATCCCTATGTCGCCGGCCCTCTGAAGCGCACCGATTGCTCCCTGGTCTCCGACGGCGCCGCCGCCATCGTTCTGACCGACGAGGAGACGGCGAGCGGCCTGGGTAAGGCCGTGCGCTTCCGCGCCAACGTGCAGGTCAACGACTACCTGCCGCTGTCCAAGCGCGACATCGTCAAATTCGAGGGCTGCAGCGAAGCCTGGAACCGCGCCCATGCCGCCGCCGGCACCAAGCTGGAAGACCTGAAGCTGGTCGAGACCCACGACTGCTTCACCATCGCCGAGCTGCTGGAATACGAGGCCATGGGCCTGACGCCGCGGGGCCAGGGCGCGAAAGCGGCCCTGGAAGGCTGGACCCGGAAGGACGGAAAGCTGCCCATCAATCCCTCCGGCGGTCTGAAGTCCAAGGGCCACCCGATCGGCGCCACCGGCGTGTCGATGCATGCGCTCTGCGCCATGCAGCTCACCGGCGTCGCGGGCGACATGCAGATCGAGGGAGCGGACCTGGCCGGTATCTTCAACATGGGCGGCGCCGCCGTCGCCAACTATGTCTCGATTCTGGAGCCGCTGAAGTAG
- a CDS encoding PCC domain-containing protein, which yields MRQLKHPGEGEEPRRIVRSLETGGSLRLRLSEGADLLTGLTDALIARGITDAGLQLLAGDFSAMQYLTGQPDASGQRVATYGAPTPLAGPVRLIGGNCILGRDAAGRPLLHCHAVVVDREGRIHGGHLPPKVCRLGPAGVTALVTAIGGAGFQVAYDAETNYDIFQPAGEQAA from the coding sequence GTGAGACAGCTCAAGCACCCAGGCGAAGGCGAAGAACCGCGCCGGATCGTTCGGTCGCTCGAGACCGGCGGCAGCCTGCGCCTGCGGCTGTCGGAGGGCGCCGACCTGCTGACCGGCCTGACCGACGCCTTGATCGCCCGTGGAATCACCGATGCCGGACTGCAGCTTCTGGCCGGCGACTTCTCGGCCATGCAGTACCTGACCGGTCAGCCCGACGCCAGCGGCCAGCGGGTCGCCACCTACGGGGCTCCGACCCCACTGGCCGGCCCGGTGCGCCTGATCGGCGGCAACTGCATCCTGGGCCGAGATGCCGCCGGTAGACCGCTGCTGCATTGCCATGCGGTGGTGGTCGACCGCGAAGGCCGCATCCACGGCGGCCACTTGCCGCCGAAGGTCTGCAGACTGGGCCCGGCCGGCGTGACGGCCCTGGTCACGGCCATCGGCGGCGCCGGCTTCCAGGTCGCCTACGACGCGGAAACCAACTACGACATCTTCCAGCCTGCCGGAGAGCAAGCCGCATGA
- a CDS encoding PPC domain-containing DNA-binding protein, translating into MSDSRVEAEFEEGRFGRLAIVRLKPNQDLIGGIESAAAEAGIACGVVRAAVGSLVDAALGYGEGDEASIITVEGPGIEILTLAGELRPDEDGMPRALLQGTISDCNAKVYGGTFLRGANPICITLELVLQEWVPD; encoded by the coding sequence ATGAGCGACTCACGCGTGGAAGCCGAGTTCGAGGAAGGCCGGTTCGGCCGCCTGGCCATTGTCCGTCTAAAGCCGAATCAGGACCTGATCGGGGGGATCGAGAGCGCTGCGGCGGAAGCCGGCATCGCCTGCGGCGTGGTTCGCGCGGCGGTCGGCAGTCTGGTCGACGCGGCCCTGGGCTACGGTGAAGGCGACGAAGCCTCGATCATCACGGTCGAGGGCCCGGGCATAGAGATCCTGACCCTCGCCGGCGAGCTGCGGCCGGACGAGGACGGCATGCCCCGCGCCCTGCTGCAGGGCACGATTTCCGACTGCAACGCCAAGGTCTACGGCGGCACGTTCCTGCGCGGCGCCAACCCGATCTGCATCACCCTGGAACTGGTGCTGCAGGAGTGGGTCCCCGACTAG
- the acuI gene encoding acrylyl-CoA reductase (NADPH) produces MFQALMLHESEDGKVESRFEELETERLAERLPEGDVLVEVDYSTLNYKDGLVLKGLGRLVRSYPHIPGVDFAGTVADSSHADFKAGDRVVLNGWRVGELYWGGYAQKARVKGDWLVPLPAGLTTRQAMAIGTAGYTSMLSVMALQAHGVRPESGPVLVTGAAGGVGSVAVAILAKLGYQVAAVTGRPEAEAYLTDLGAGEIVTRAELADPPSRPLDKERWAGCIDAVGGPMLARVLTQMQYRGSVAAVGLAGGNELNTTVIPFLLRGVNLLGIDSVMCPKAQRTTAWQRLAEELPLDKLAEMEVDATLADLPRLAGDILQGKVRGRVVVDLKA; encoded by the coding sequence ATGTTTCAAGCGCTGATGCTGCACGAGTCCGAAGACGGCAAGGTCGAGAGCCGCTTCGAGGAGTTGGAGACCGAGCGCCTGGCCGAACGCCTGCCCGAGGGCGACGTGCTGGTCGAGGTCGACTACTCGACGCTGAACTACAAGGACGGTCTGGTCCTCAAGGGCCTGGGCCGGCTGGTGCGCAGCTATCCGCATATCCCCGGCGTGGACTTCGCCGGCACCGTCGCGGACAGCAGCCACGCCGATTTCAAAGCCGGCGACCGCGTGGTCCTGAACGGCTGGCGCGTCGGCGAGCTGTATTGGGGCGGTTACGCCCAGAAGGCGCGGGTCAAGGGCGACTGGCTGGTACCCCTGCCCGCCGGCCTGACGACACGCCAGGCCATGGCGATCGGCACCGCCGGCTATACCTCCATGCTGTCCGTCATGGCCCTTCAGGCCCACGGCGTTCGGCCCGAGAGCGGTCCGGTCCTGGTCACCGGCGCGGCCGGAGGCGTCGGTTCGGTCGCCGTCGCGATCCTCGCCAAGCTAGGCTACCAGGTGGCTGCCGTGACCGGACGGCCGGAGGCGGAGGCCTACCTGACCGATCTGGGCGCCGGCGAAATCGTGACGCGGGCCGAACTGGCGGATCCACCAAGCCGACCGCTGGACAAGGAGCGCTGGGCCGGCTGTATCGACGCCGTCGGCGGTCCCATGCTGGCGCGCGTCTTGACCCAGATGCAGTACCGCGGCTCGGTGGCCGCAGTCGGTCTGGCCGGCGGCAATGAGTTGAACACCACCGTGATCCCCTTCCTACTGCGCGGCGTGAACCTGCTCGGCATCGATTCCGTGATGTGTCCGAAGGCGCAACGTACGACCGCCTGGCAGCGGCTGGCCGAGGAGCTGCCGCTCGACAAGCTGGCGGAGATGGAAGTGGACGCCACTCTCGCCGACCTGCCGCGTCTCGCCGGAGATATCCTTCAGGGCAAGGTGCGCGGGCGGGTCGTCGTCGACCTCAAAGCTTGA
- a CDS encoding tetratricopeptide repeat protein — protein MPSRSTNWPVARSFPALLIAIAGLVCIAPAEARDPLWDALPWDQRLGVSWYEQRAAQGDLSAQLRAAQMHEEGIGTAADPAEAARWYAAAAEQGHPLALFKTAQAWQTGLLGAPDQPRAAALYRAAADAGVGAASFNLAVMAETGQGLRRDRTKAAELYEQAWRQGLAKAALNLGILQLSGGGDPLVAYGWLAAAARAEVPGAAAQRDRLGDLLGSEALSEAEALVLPPLGGG, from the coding sequence ATGCCGTCTCGGTCGACTAACTGGCCCGTAGCCCGTTCCTTTCCGGCTCTTCTTATCGCAATCGCCGGCCTTGTCTGTATCGCCCCTGCGGAGGCGCGCGACCCTCTTTGGGATGCGCTCCCCTGGGACCAGCGGCTGGGCGTAAGCTGGTACGAACAGCGCGCCGCGCAAGGCGATCTGTCGGCCCAGCTTCGGGCCGCTCAGATGCACGAAGAGGGCATCGGAACCGCAGCCGATCCTGCGGAGGCCGCCAGATGGTATGCGGCAGCAGCCGAGCAAGGCCATCCGCTGGCGCTCTTCAAGACCGCGCAGGCCTGGCAGACCGGCCTGCTCGGAGCGCCGGACCAGCCACGCGCCGCCGCGCTCTATCGTGCGGCGGCCGATGCAGGCGTGGGTGCCGCCAGCTTCAACCTCGCCGTCATGGCCGAGACCGGGCAAGGCCTTCGCCGGGATCGCACTAAGGCGGCAGAACTCTATGAGCAGGCCTGGCGCCAAGGTCTCGCCAAGGCGGCGCTCAACCTCGGCATCCTTCAGCTCAGCGGCGGCGGCGATCCGCTCGTCGCCTACGGGTGGTTGGCGGCGGCGGCGCGAGCCGAGGTGCCCGGCGCCGCGGCGCAGCGCGACCGTCTGGGCGACCTCCTGGGGTCGGAGGCCCTGTCCGAGGCCGAAGCTCTCGTTCTCCCGCCGCTGGGTGGCGGCTGA
- a CDS encoding heme-dependent oxidative N-demethylase family protein, translated as MTLPAPQPETERASAFAYTPFDGGPYRLAMGLLALKPEAWIEIDRHYDSYLAEKQRLLAERSTEVFAALPEAAAASRELRDRLAAHLTRIFPERFRQEGRVLTNLARNRRFDLDGKLHPLDLAGRLVQEDLCLMQAGPEGYRLTAASLCFPTRWRLRDKLGHPMGRIHGPVPFYGEKLERPVDRFFERMKADKPVWRLNWSLTDDPALFQPTGHSRPDVDLGITAENVGARVFFRVERQTLCRLPISGAICFGIRIHQNPLSDVEREPGLAARLAAALRQLPEEVLSYKSVTVFHAPLLSYLDRVAAGDWRSPCGKT; from the coding sequence ATGACTTTGCCCGCGCCTCAGCCGGAGACCGAGAGAGCGTCTGCCTTCGCCTATACGCCCTTCGACGGCGGCCCCTACCGGCTTGCGATGGGACTGCTGGCCCTGAAACCCGAAGCCTGGATCGAGATCGACCGGCACTACGACAGCTATCTGGCGGAAAAGCAGCGGCTTCTCGCGGAACGCTCCACAGAGGTTTTCGCGGCTCTGCCCGAGGCGGCTGCGGCAAGCCGCGAGCTTCGCGACCGGCTGGCCGCACACCTGACCCGCATTTTTCCCGAACGCTTCCGTCAGGAGGGGCGCGTCCTCACGAACCTGGCGCGCAATCGGCGCTTCGACCTGGACGGCAAGCTCCATCCGCTGGATCTGGCCGGCCGTCTGGTGCAGGAGGACCTCTGCCTGATGCAGGCAGGTCCCGAAGGCTACCGCCTGACCGCCGCGTCGCTCTGCTTTCCCACCCGCTGGCGGCTGCGCGACAAGCTCGGTCACCCCATGGGGCGGATCCATGGGCCGGTGCCTTTCTACGGCGAAAAGCTGGAGCGCCCGGTCGACCGCTTTTTCGAACGCATGAAGGCCGACAAGCCTGTCTGGCGGCTCAACTGGTCGCTGACCGACGATCCGGCGCTGTTCCAGCCGACCGGCCACAGCCGGCCGGACGTCGACCTTGGCATAACGGCGGAAAACGTCGGCGCGCGCGTGTTCTTCCGTGTCGAGCGCCAGACTTTGTGCCGGCTGCCGATCAGCGGGGCGATCTGTTTCGGCATTCGCATCCATCAGAATCCGCTGTCCGACGTCGAACGCGAACCGGGCCTGGCCGCACGTCTGGCCGCCGCCCTGCGGCAGCTTCCCGAGGAGGTGCTCTCCTACAAGTCGGTCACAGTCTTTCATGCGCCACTGCTGAGCTACCTCGACCGGGTCGCTGCGGGCGATTGGAGAAGTCCCTGCGGTAAAACATGA
- a CDS encoding DUF6691 family protein yields the protein MSAPAAPAPRIADRVKTNAVALLAGLLFGAGLTVSRMIDPAKVIGFLDVFGRWDPSLALVMAAAVTVTFLGFRLAGAQGRPWLAPKTSGPARQGLDRRLIGGALLFGLGWGLAGYCPGPAVAGLALAELPTVIFVAAMLAGMLLYHLTLEERR from the coding sequence ATGTCCGCTCCAGCCGCGCCCGCGCCCCGCATCGCCGACAGAGTCAAGACCAACGCCGTGGCGCTGCTGGCCGGTCTGCTGTTCGGCGCCGGCCTGACGGTGTCTCGGATGATCGACCCGGCGAAGGTCATCGGCTTTCTGGACGTCTTCGGACGCTGGGATCCCTCGCTGGCTCTGGTGATGGCCGCGGCGGTGACCGTCACCTTTCTGGGTTTTCGGTTGGCCGGGGCGCAGGGGCGGCCCTGGCTGGCGCCCAAGACCTCCGGGCCCGCCAGGCAAGGCCTGGACCGGCGTCTGATCGGCGGCGCCCTGCTTTTCGGTCTCGGCTGGGGCCTGGCCGGTTACTGCCCCGGCCCGGCCGTCGCGGGCCTCGCCCTGGCTGAACTGCCGACGGTGATCTTCGTGGCCGCCATGCTGGCTGGGATGCTCTTGTACCATCTCACCTTGGAAGAACGCCGCTGA
- a CDS encoding YeeE/YedE family protein: MEIVNFTPYAALAGGALIGLSASLLMLASGRIAGIAGILGGLFRPVPGEWGWRIAFLVGLLLGPMLVGLLGGRVPAPSFQTGTLGMIAAGLLVGFGTRLGAGCTSGHGVCGLARLSPRSLAATLIFMTAAIVTVYLLRHLVGG, from the coding sequence ATGGAGATTGTGAACTTTACGCCTTACGCGGCGTTGGCTGGCGGCGCCTTGATCGGTCTCTCGGCCAGCTTGCTGATGCTGGCCAGCGGCCGGATTGCCGGGATTGCCGGGATCCTCGGTGGGCTTTTCCGGCCTGTGCCGGGCGAGTGGGGGTGGCGGATCGCCTTCCTTGTCGGTCTTCTCCTCGGTCCGATGCTGGTCGGACTGTTGGGTGGGCGCGTGCCGGCACCCAGCTTTCAGACCGGTACGCTGGGGATGATCGCCGCCGGCTTGCTGGTCGGTTTCGGCACTCGCCTGGGCGCCGGTTGCACCAGCGGTCACGGCGTTTGCGGGCTGGCCCGTCTCTCGCCACGCTCCCTGGCCGCGACCCTGATCTTCATGACCGCTGCGATCGTCACGGTCTACCTGCTGCGCCACCTCGTCGGAGGCTGA
- a CDS encoding ArsR/SmtB family transcription factor, whose translation MAFESTALEDSAAEAAAFLKSFANKHRLMILCTLVEGERSVGDLGERLGISQPNTSQQLLRLKAEGLIDSRRDGPTVFYRLADDKVRPMIEALYELFCPKIR comes from the coding sequence ATGGCGTTCGAATCGACGGCCTTGGAGGACAGCGCGGCCGAGGCTGCCGCTTTCCTCAAGTCGTTCGCCAACAAGCACCGGCTGATGATTCTCTGCACGCTGGTCGAAGGCGAACGCTCGGTCGGTGATCTGGGGGAGCGGTTGGGGATCAGCCAGCCCAACACCTCGCAACAGCTCCTGCGCCTGAAGGCGGAGGGCCTGATCGACTCTCGCCGCGACGGACCGACCGTCTTCTACCGGCTGGCCGACGACAAGGTCCGGCCGATGATCGAGGCGCTTTACGAGCTGTTCTGCCCGAAGATCCGCTGA
- a CDS encoding TIGR01244 family sulfur transferase, with product MVETKRLDDKVYAGGQIGPDDIEALKADGFTAIVNNRPDGEGGPEQPTSDAVRAAAEAAGLAYSYVPMTAQSLSPETLEAFHAAVQAAPGKVLAHCRSGARSTALWALAEACHKARDVEAVIAEAGQAGYDLSQMRPMLQQWVQLHEQLTARG from the coding sequence ATGGTCGAGACCAAGCGCCTGGACGACAAGGTCTATGCCGGCGGACAGATCGGACCGGACGACATCGAGGCCCTGAAAGCCGACGGCTTCACGGCGATCGTCAACAACCGGCCGGACGGCGAAGGCGGGCCGGAGCAGCCGACCTCCGACGCGGTGCGGGCCGCGGCCGAGGCGGCCGGGTTGGCCTACAGCTACGTGCCCATGACGGCGCAGTCGCTCTCGCCCGAAACGCTCGAGGCCTTTCACGCCGCCGTTCAAGCCGCGCCCGGCAAGGTGCTGGCCCACTGCCGCTCCGGTGCGCGCTCGACCGCGCTCTGGGCACTGGCGGAGGCCTGCCACAAGGCCCGCGACGTCGAGGCTGTGATCGCGGAGGCCGGCCAGGCGGGCTACGACCTCTCTCAGATGCGCCCGATGCTGCAGCAGTGGGTGCAGTTGCACGAGCAATTGACGGCGCGCGGCTAG
- the murA gene encoding UDP-N-acetylglucosamine 1-carboxyvinyltransferase, protein MDKIRIRGGQPLKGDISISGAKNAALPLMAAALLTPGTVRLSNLPHLMDISTLANLLTRLGAELHLNGDCGPDGHSGRVLEIAAPRIASTVAPYELVRKMRASVLVLGPLLAREGLAEVSLPGGCAIGTRPIDLHLEGFKSLGAEIELDGGYVKAKAPKGLIGGEVVFPKISVGATENLMMAACLAKGETQLVNVAREPEIGDLADLLVRMGAKIEGAGTDRIRIQGVAGLTGAEHAVVPDRIEAGTYAMAAAITDGDLHLLGAKAEHLPAVLETLDKAGVATEETNRGLRVRRANGRLTGTDVMTEAFPGFPTDLQAQFMALMTTAEGAAMVTETIFENRFMHVPELSRLGADIVVHGASALVRGRQSLLGAPVMATDLRASVSLVLAGLAAEGETELNRIYHLDRGYERLEEKLAACGADIQRERAD, encoded by the coding sequence ATGGACAAGATCCGTATTCGCGGCGGCCAGCCGCTCAAAGGCGATATCTCGATCAGCGGTGCGAAGAACGCCGCCCTGCCCCTCATGGCCGCCGCGCTGCTGACGCCCGGGACGGTACGCCTGTCGAACCTGCCGCACCTGATGGATATCTCGACGCTGGCGAATCTGCTGACGCGCCTGGGTGCCGAGCTGCACCTGAACGGCGACTGCGGTCCGGACGGCCATAGCGGCCGGGTGCTGGAGATCGCGGCGCCAAGGATCGCCTCCACCGTGGCGCCCTACGAGTTGGTGCGCAAGATGCGCGCCTCCGTGCTGGTGCTGGGTCCGCTGCTGGCGCGCGAGGGCTTGGCCGAGGTCTCGCTGCCGGGCGGCTGCGCCATCGGCACGCGCCCCATCGATCTGCATCTGGAGGGCTTCAAATCCCTGGGGGCTGAGATCGAGCTGGACGGCGGCTATGTGAAGGCCAAGGCCCCCAAGGGCTTGATCGGCGGAGAAGTGGTCTTCCCGAAGATTTCCGTCGGCGCCACCGAAAATCTGATGATGGCGGCCTGCCTGGCCAAGGGCGAGACGCAGTTGGTGAACGTCGCGCGCGAGCCGGAGATCGGCGACCTTGCCGACCTTCTGGTCCGCATGGGCGCGAAGATCGAGGGGGCCGGGACCGACCGCATCCGCATTCAGGGCGTCGCCGGCCTGACCGGCGCGGAACACGCCGTCGTGCCCGACCGCATCGAAGCCGGCACCTATGCCATGGCGGCGGCCATCACCGACGGCGACCTGCATCTGCTGGGCGCCAAGGCGGAGCACCTGCCGGCCGTTCTGGAAACGCTCGACAAGGCCGGCGTCGCGACCGAGGAGACCAACCGCGGCCTGCGCGTGCGCCGGGCCAACGGACGACTGACCGGCACCGATGTCATGACGGAGGCCTTCCCGGGCTTTCCCACCGACCTGCAGGCCCAATTCATGGCCCTGATGACCACGGCCGAGGGCGCGGCCATGGTGACGGAAACGATCTTCGAGAACCGTTTCATGCATGTGCCGGAGCTTTCGCGGCTCGGTGCCGACATCGTCGTGCACGGCGCGTCGGCGCTGGTCCGCGGCCGCCAGTCGCTGCTGGGCGCTCCGGTCATGGCGACCGACCTGCGCGCCTCGGTCAGCCTGGTGCTGGCGGGCTTGGCGGCCGAGGGCGAAACCGAGCTCAACCGGATCTATCATCTGGATCGCGGCTACGAACGGTTGGAAGAAAAACTGGCCGCCTGCGGCGCCGATATCCAGCGCGAACGGGCCGACTGA
- a CDS encoding DUF2948 family protein — protein sequence MAERLKLRARDAVDMDVMAALLQDAIVPLSEMDYLPRERRFALVLNRFMWERTGRASQAEASRTESEDGRFEDGDARFEDGAAADSSRFWRTHSGLIFDRVKAVATRNLPRGRKSTLLNLLTVASQPKRITFHFSGGAFLRLEVAEIRCHLEDLGDPWPASDLPRHLVEADATP from the coding sequence ATGGCCGAGCGGCTGAAGCTGCGCGCCCGCGATGCGGTCGATATGGACGTGATGGCCGCCCTTTTACAGGATGCCATCGTGCCGCTGAGCGAGATGGATTACCTGCCGCGCGAACGCCGCTTCGCCCTGGTGCTCAACCGCTTCATGTGGGAGCGCACCGGCAGGGCGTCTCAAGCGGAAGCGAGCAGAACCGAGAGCGAGGATGGACGCTTCGAGGACGGGGATGCACGCTTCGAGGACGGGGCGGCAGCGGACTCCTCGCGGTTCTGGCGCACCCACAGCGGCTTGATCTTCGACCGCGTGAAGGCCGTGGCCACCCGCAACCTGCCGCGTGGCCGCAAGTCCACCCTGCTCAATCTGCTGACCGTGGCGAGTCAGCCGAAGCGCATCACCTTCCACTTTTCCGGCGGTGCCTTCCTGCGATTGGAGGTGGCCGAGATCCGCTGCCATCTGGAGGACCTGGGGGATCCCTGGCCCGCCAGCGATCTGCCGCGCCATCTGGTCGAGGCCGACGCGACGCCCTGA
- the hisG gene encoding ATP phosphoribosyltransferase, whose amino-acid sequence MSSDRPLVLALPKGRILEELIPVLERAGIAPEPAFFDKKARQLRFATDLPGLDIIRVRAFDVATFVAYGAAQLGVAGADVLMEFDYPAIYAPVDLRIGYCRLAVAEPTEQAQSDDPKRWQHVRVATKFPNIARRYFRARGVTAECVKLNGAMELAPGLGLSRHIVDLVSTGSTLRANDLVEVEQIAEITSRLIVNRAALKTERQSLEPWIARFREAVDAT is encoded by the coding sequence ATGTCCTCCGACCGTCCCCTTGTTCTCGCGCTGCCGAAGGGTCGCATCCTCGAGGAACTGATTCCCGTCCTGGAGCGCGCCGGTATTGCGCCGGAACCCGCCTTCTTCGACAAGAAGGCGCGGCAGCTCCGCTTCGCCACCGACCTGCCGGGGCTGGACATCATCCGGGTGCGCGCCTTCGACGTAGCGACCTTCGTCGCCTACGGCGCCGCGCAGCTCGGCGTGGCCGGCGCCGACGTGCTGATGGAATTCGATTATCCGGCCATCTACGCCCCGGTCGACCTACGCATCGGCTACTGCCGTCTCGCCGTGGCCGAACCGACGGAACAGGCGCAGAGCGACGACCCCAAACGCTGGCAACATGTGCGGGTGGCCACCAAGTTCCCCAATATCGCCCGCCGCTACTTTCGCGCACGCGGCGTCACCGCCGAGTGCGTCAAGCTGAACGGCGCCATGGAGCTGGCGCCGGGTCTGGGCCTCAGCCGTCACATCGTCGACCTGGTCTCGACCGGCAGCACCTTGCGCGCCAACGACCTGGTGGAGGTGGAGCAGATCGCCGAGATCACGTCCCGGCTGATCGTCAATCGCGCGGCGCTCAAGACCGAGCGCCAGAGCCTGGAACCCTGGATCGCGCGTTTTCGGGAGGCTGTCGATGCCACGTGA